The Cutaneotrichosporon cavernicola HIS019 DNA, chromosome: 5 DNA segment GgcgtgtcgtcgaggtcggagGAGCGTGACTATCCGCCCGCcagcgatgaggaggacgtaTAGTAGGTCCTAGAATCAGCTTGGTATGTTGGGTTGGACGCACCTTGAACTTGGCCGGGGGAGTGAGAGTGTTGCCTGCGCTCTCGCGCAACGCCGGTGGCATGCGTAACGGCTGCAGAGTCGTCGTCATAAAACTCAGGTCATCCTGACACGTCTCAACGAGGGAATATAGGAACTTTTCGCTTCCCACAAGTAGCCGCGAGAGATCAAAGTTTGAACGGCGGGCaaacgcgcgcgcgagctgcgcggccGACACGACGCTCAGGATCTGCAGGTTGATGTACTCGAGCTGCGTGCGCAGAACATGTTCCGGTTCCCCCCAATCGCTAACGGCGAAGAGGTACATCTCCGGTTTGATGAGGAACGCGATACGTGTACGTCCACGAACGACGGAACGcagcttgtcgtcgtcctcggcgaaGATCGAGACGAGCGCCTGTACCACGCCCATGAGGTTGGTGagcgtgtcgtcgtccgtgTGCCCGATACTGAAGACGGGCTTCCCTGCGTTCGTGAGGACGTAATACCGCCTCGGATGGGAATATACGGTATCTGATGCTGGAGGCATGTCCGCCACGTCTTGATGTCAGGTCAAGTCGTGCTGTCAACTCACCTCTGGTGATGGCTATTGGTAGTCCGAGCTCTCTTTCTCGTTCTCTTTCTCGCTCACGTTCTCGTTCCCTTTCTCGCTCACGTCGCCGTTCGTCACGCgcgacaagctcgcgcagtcctcgccgcgcgttGCCCTGTACGCTGACCTCTCCGAGTGCGTCCgcttcaacctcgacctcgacggcgcgctccttgcccttccGGCTAGGCGTGCGTATTGGTGTTGAGGCTGATGCAGAGACACGACGCGAACGCGGTGTGAGCGGCGTGGCCGTGAGGGATATGATGGCTGGGGACGGGGCGCGCGACTCGTCCGAGGTgaagggcgacggcgcggctgcggccgagACATTAGGCACGCtccgcgagggcgagatgCGGGGGCGAGGTAATGGGAGCAGCGAATCCAAGGCCGACGCGTCGGGACTCGATGCCGTCTCGACATTGACGTGCGCGGTCGAGACGGCCGCGGGCGCCGCTGCTGGCATAGGAAACGGGGAGCGCgggcgcgagctcgacctcgcgctcgagtaTAGGTCGCTGGCGAGGTGCGGTGCTCGCTCCCGCGGGCTGCGGGGGCTGTGAGGGCTGCGCGGTGCTTCCGCCCGCGGTGCCATGGATGGATGACGTGAAGAGTGAGATGGAGGTTTGTGAATCCAACACTCCGGTCAGGGCGGAATGACAAAGGCTTCATCGGACCAAAGAGGCTCCGCAACACTCTTCGACAAAGATACGAGATGAATGCATGTGCAGTCCGCCAAGTCTATAGTCTGGATGTCGcagtcggcgtcggtgatgATCCGATGTCTTCTTTTGCATCCAGGTGAAGATGAGCTGCATTTCGGAATCCATCGTCGCGTTGAAGCTGAAGCTGCCAGGCGGCTGACAGGCTGTGATAGACAAAGACGGCCTGACCATCTGCCATGCCAATGCCGTGAAGCCGCTTTCCACGTCAACTGACAGGCTCCTGTGCTGATTTACAGATGGGAACCCAGAGCACAGTACAGCTTGCGGCAATAATTACGACTCTACACTGAATATGCACCAACCTTCAAGGCTACATCTCACTCCCACCATCATCAAGTCCACCACCATGTCCAGCACCTCCGGTACACCTGCCTCTGAGGAGCCTGATCAGAGCCCTCAATATCGTCGCTATGTCGAATTTATTGACCCTGCGCGCGTGCCACTTAATATGATGGGCTTGTTCAAGAACCCTGTGTGCCGCACTGGTTGGGACGTTAGGACGTAGAACGTATGTGGTGCATGTTGAAGTGAGCGTAGAAGGGTATTAAGTATTGTGCGCAGTCCACAGCCTGGTGAGTGGCAACCGGGTTGAGAGCTGCAGCAGTAAGTGGACGGAGAGGTCCAGAGATCCCCTACAGCGCTGACATGCCTACATGTCAAagtcgctgtcgtcgtcgtcgcttgCGTCCCGCCTGGTGCCCACGCCAACACCGCCACTCCGGATCCCACCGCCGCGAGTGTTAACCGCGCCAATGTcatcgtcgaggtcgtcgtcactgtcctcctcccggcTGCCACTGACACGCAGCGCCTTGGACGGACCCGAGAGTGCCGTGTACCTAATGAGCAAGGCCTCGAggtctgctgtcagctttgGCTATCCGCGGTCGAGCTCACCCCTCGCGGTCGTCTTCATGCCCTTGAGACCGGCGCCAGCCACAACCTGTCCCATCATCTCGCCATTCCGGTAGACGAGGAGAGTAGGCACGTTCTTATCGGGGTAGTTGGGGATACAGAGCTGTGcggggatggcgaggaaCTTTGTCTCGGGGTGCGCTGCCGCGATCTGATTCAACAGCGGTCGGAAGTGCTGCGAAAGTGGTATTGAGTCCTGGAAGAGGAAAACGACGACACCTGTCCCACGGCTCTTCTTTGGCGcttcgtcgtccgagtcgtcgtccacTTGCTCTCCAGGAGGGGCAGCTTTACTTGCGTCCGTGACCTCGCGAACAAAGTCCTCTCGCGCCAGCGGCTCCATGCTCCCAAACCGGCCACGTTTCTCGGCCTGGTGCATCTCGGCCATTCGCTTACGCCGGTAGTCTTCGAACATGCGTTCATCGTCCGAATCGAGCCCATCACcctcgagcaggtcgcCGAGTTGGTCTGCGTCCGCAATCTCGGCCAGGGCGCGCGTTGCGTCGGCCCGCGTGATGTGCGGAATGTCCGGTGATGGAGAGCGCGAAGGCGGTTTGGGCGGCAGGATACCCTGCGCGCGAAGGGCGTCGTTACTGCTGTCAGAGGGGTCTCTAGTAACCTCACAATTCCGTGTCCTCGTTCGGGTTGACCATTGTGAATGGGTGAATCGAGTTGTGCACTGGACTCTTCCACGAAACCAACTTCAGACAGCCAACCTCCACCGTGCCGTGCTGGTATTAGTTTATTCGACCCGCCCATAAGGCCCATCGTCATAGCCACGCCAACATCGACGTTGCTCGACCACCCATACACCATGAGTAACGAGTACGCCTACCGCAAGATTGAcatcgacgcgctcgaAGAGGagatcctcctcccctcggACCTGTATGAGCCTGACCCGCGCGGGCCAGATGGCGCGTACGCCGAGGCCCAGCATCGGAGCCAGGAGTGCCGGAACTTGGTGTCCAAGTAAGTCTGGGGCTGGGAAGTGGGTGGGCGGGGCGAAGCGAGGgaggggcgggggaggctGTTTGCGGGTGAGAGGAGCACGACACCGACATTGGGCTGGGAGACTCCGAGGCTGCTGAGGCATGGAACATTGTGACCCGAATGCCAATTCGTTATGGAGGGCGTGGGCAAagcgctgacagcaggggTGACATCGGGGGCGCATTGTCGACGATCCTCACGAACCCACCGTACGGCGAGGGGGTGGACCAGGCCAAGGTGGGTGTTGGGCCTTGAGTGTTGGGGCagccgcgcggcgcagcaATCAATTGGCTGCAACCTTGAGGTGGCGTGAATCGCCGCTGCTGTGGCTACTTGTTCTGTGATGGGCATGGAGCCCACGTCTGGCGGATAGCCTTGGCTCGA contains these protein-coding regions:
- the MON1 gene encoding uncharacterized protein (Trafficking protein Mon1), whose amino-acid sequence is MPAAAPAAVSTAHVNVETASSPDASALDSLLPLPRPRISPSRSVPNVSAAAAPSPFTSDESRAPSPAIISLTATPLTPRSRRVSASASTPIRTPSRKGKERAVEVEVEADALGEVSVQGNARRGLRELVARDERRPITRDVADMPPASDTVYSHPRRYYVLTNAGKPVFSIGHTDDDTLTNLMGVVQALVSIFAEDDDKLRSVVRGRTRIAFLIKPEMYLFAVSDWGEPEHVLRTQLEYINLQILSVVSAAQLARAFARRSNFDLSRLLVGSEKFLYSLVETCQDDLSFMTTTLQPLRMPPALRESAGNTLTPPAKFKDLLYVLLIAGGRIVTLLRPRRHAVHPADMHLLFNTIATSPTLREVETWLPICLPKFNPQGFVHAYISFIREDVGLIFISADRDAFEPLCGWRELVVEQLSRDGALDRIAACVKSHPYTVAELGSPGLRHFVYKNRGMVQITSPEWEEPYTKGSEARRRLVTLYQKAQDALFARPGTGQPTPLRLLYLCGPHEAVLAWLTRPFELYVAVSPHLPMSAVVATANRVAKWVNLEESRLFLRDAPVF
- the PLP2 gene encoding uncharacterized protein (Phosducin) — encoded protein: MVNPNEDTEFNDALRAQGILPPKPPSRSPSPDIPHITRADATRALAEIADADQLGDLLEGDGLDSDDERMFEDYRRKRMAEMHQAEKRGRFGSMEPLAREDFVREVTDASKAAPPGEQVDDDSDDEAPKKSRGTGVVVFLFQDSIPLSQHFRPLLNQIAAAHPETKFLAIPAQLCIPNYPDKNVPTLLVYRNGEMMGQVVAGAGLKGMKTTARDLEALLIRYTALSGPSKALRVSGSREEDSDDDLDDDIGAVNTRGGGIRSGGVGVGTRRDASDDDDSDFDM